A stretch of the Bradyrhizobium sp. CCBAU 53351 genome encodes the following:
- a CDS encoding RNA polymerase sigma factor, with protein sequence MPVNASPFDQVFRESGARIVAALTARYRDLDLAEEAFSEACTRAIEAWPSPSAPSDPAAWLYRVADRHALDLLRQRRVRAQLAPEPPPPTPTIEDALADDANLIPDERLRLIFICCHPAVTPDARAALTLRLVCGLSVPEIARAFLVAETTMAQRLVRAKRKIAEAGVPFQVPGPEAWPERLNSVLSTLEVAYAKAHEDAAGAGPHAGYAAEMLGLTRILAELLPHEPDVIALAALVNFAEARRPARLDAHGAMVPLSEQDPMLWQRLLIEDGERYLARATSLGSQRPRVLQAAIHGAWCARRSLAEPPPWPEVLQLYDALLSVRDDPIVRLNRAVVLAEVAGVATALAEVETLDGAAFAKFPPYHAVRADLLGRNGQKEAACEAYAAALALGLPSAEQLWMEQRLASLGK encoded by the coding sequence ATGCCGGTGAATGCATCGCCCTTCGATCAGGTTTTCCGGGAATCGGGTGCGCGGATTGTCGCCGCTCTGACCGCACGCTACCGCGATCTCGATCTTGCAGAGGAGGCCTTTTCGGAGGCCTGCACGCGCGCGATCGAGGCGTGGCCCAGTCCCAGCGCACCAAGCGATCCGGCGGCTTGGCTCTATCGCGTGGCCGATCGCCACGCACTCGACCTGCTACGCCAACGGCGTGTCCGCGCGCAACTGGCCCCCGAGCCGCCACCGCCAACGCCGACGATCGAAGATGCGCTTGCGGACGACGCCAATCTCATTCCCGATGAAAGGCTGAGGCTCATTTTCATCTGCTGCCACCCTGCGGTGACGCCCGACGCCCGCGCGGCGCTGACCTTGCGGCTTGTCTGTGGTCTTTCCGTCCCCGAGATTGCGCGTGCGTTCCTGGTCGCCGAGACGACGATGGCGCAGCGGCTGGTGCGCGCCAAGCGCAAGATCGCCGAAGCCGGCGTGCCGTTCCAGGTGCCGGGACCCGAGGCGTGGCCGGAGCGACTGAACTCGGTGTTGTCGACCCTCGAGGTCGCCTATGCCAAGGCGCATGAGGATGCGGCCGGCGCAGGACCTCATGCCGGCTATGCGGCCGAGATGCTGGGCCTGACGCGGATATTGGCGGAGCTTCTGCCGCACGAGCCGGACGTGATCGCCTTGGCCGCTCTGGTCAACTTTGCCGAAGCGCGCCGTCCCGCACGCCTCGATGCGCATGGCGCCATGGTGCCGCTGTCCGAGCAGGACCCCATGTTATGGCAACGGCTGCTGATCGAGGATGGCGAGCGCTATCTTGCCCGCGCCACGAGCCTCGGGTCGCAACGCCCGCGCGTGCTGCAGGCGGCCATTCACGGGGCCTGGTGTGCCCGCCGCAGCCTCGCCGAACCTCCACCATGGCCGGAGGTGCTGCAGCTCTATGACGCCCTGCTCTCCGTTCGAGACGATCCGATCGTGCGATTGAATCGGGCGGTCGTCCTTGCCGAAGTTGCCGGCGTCGCCACAGCCCTGGCGGAGGTGGAGACGCTCGACGGCGCGGCCTTCGCGAAATTCCCACCCTATCACGCGGTTCGCGCCGATCTGCTGGGACGGAATGGGCAGAAGGAAGCGGCGTGCGAGGCCTACGCAGCGGCGCTCGCGCTGGGCTTGCCGTCGGCGGAGCAGCTCTGGATGGAGCAGCGCCTCGCAAGCCTCGGCAAATAG